Proteins from a single region of Sneathiella aquimaris:
- a CDS encoding adenylosuccinate synthase — MANVAVVGSQWGDEGKGKLVDWLSERADVVVRFQGGHNAGHTLVIDGNVYKLSLLPSGVVRGGKMSIIGNGVVIDPWALKKEISTLRAQGVVIDKESLKIAENATIILPLHGELDALREDATAAVKIGTTRRGIGPAYEDKIARRAIRVSDLGNEALLKDKIATLLMHHNALRKGLGADPIDGDKLLTELLEIAPEVLEFSDIVWRRLDEARKARKLVLFEGAQGAMLDNDHGTYPFVTSSNTLAGQAAVGSGVGPGAVNYVLGITKAYTTRVGEGPFPTELLDEVGQGLGERGREFGVVTGRKRRCGWFDAVMVRQAVKTGGISGIALTKLDVLDGMDELKVCVGYRLGDQTLDYYPSNMIDQAKVEPIYETLEGWKDSTFGARSWDDLPATAVKYIRRVEELIEAPIALVSTSPEREDTILVRDPFSD; from the coding sequence ATGGCGAATGTAGCAGTTGTCGGATCCCAGTGGGGGGATGAAGGCAAAGGTAAACTTGTGGACTGGCTCTCTGAACGAGCAGATGTTGTTGTGCGTTTTCAGGGCGGTCATAATGCAGGTCACACGCTCGTAATTGATGGTAACGTGTACAAGCTAAGCCTTCTGCCCTCGGGTGTTGTCCGGGGCGGCAAGATGTCCATCATCGGCAATGGCGTTGTTATCGACCCTTGGGCGTTGAAGAAGGAAATTTCCACTTTGCGCGCGCAGGGTGTTGTCATTGACAAAGAGTCTTTGAAAATCGCCGAAAATGCGACCATCATCCTGCCTTTGCATGGCGAGCTGGACGCGCTTCGCGAAGATGCAACCGCGGCTGTGAAAATTGGAACAACACGCCGCGGTATTGGGCCGGCTTACGAAGACAAAATCGCCCGTCGCGCCATCCGTGTGAGTGATCTTGGAAATGAAGCCTTGCTTAAAGATAAGATCGCGACATTGTTGATGCATCATAATGCGTTGCGTAAAGGCTTGGGGGCAGACCCCATTGACGGCGATAAACTTCTGACAGAATTACTGGAAATTGCGCCTGAGGTTCTTGAGTTTTCGGACATTGTCTGGCGCCGGTTGGATGAAGCTCGCAAGGCACGTAAGCTGGTCTTGTTTGAAGGCGCTCAAGGCGCAATGCTGGACAATGATCATGGCACCTATCCGTTTGTCACATCATCAAACACGTTAGCCGGACAGGCTGCTGTTGGAAGTGGTGTTGGTCCGGGCGCTGTGAATTATGTGCTTGGTATTACCAAAGCGTACACAACCCGGGTTGGTGAAGGTCCGTTTCCAACAGAACTGCTTGACGAAGTCGGGCAGGGACTTGGTGAACGCGGACGCGAGTTTGGTGTTGTCACGGGCCGAAAAAGACGATGCGGCTGGTTCGATGCTGTTATGGTTCGTCAGGCAGTTAAAACGGGCGGTATTTCCGGTATTGCCCTGACCAAGCTGGATGTTCTGGATGGCATGGATGAATTGAAGGTCTGTGTTGGATATCGTCTGGGAGATCAGACATTGGATTATTATCCATCAAATATGATTGATCAGGCCAAAGTAGAGCCTATTTATGAGACGCTGGAAGGTTGGAAAGATAGTACTTTTGGCGCCCGTAGCTGGGACGATCTACCGGCGACAGCCGTTAAATATATTCGCCGGGTGGAGGAGTTGATTGAGGCACCGATTGCGTTGGTTTCAACAAGCCCTGAGCGCGAAGATACCATTCTGGTTCGGGATCCTTTTTCCGACTAG
- a CDS encoding ATP phosphoribosyltransferase regulatory subunit translates to MNNYSKKGLLPAGLADMLPPAAAAEAEVSEALMGVFTANGYQRVKPPLIEFEEHLLEGAGEALSSKMFRVMDPVSHRMMGIRTDITLQVARVATTRMKQEARPLRLSYAGQVLRVYGSQLRPERQFAQAGVELIGAPEISADAELILLAAEALDQLHIDECSIDLTLPTLLPTICQELGIDAEQTKEAREALDQKDAAVLDNFGDVLSPILNSLLHAAGPADLALKKLTTLDLPEQSSRQIKDLQILVETLKEASPDLELTIDPGEYRGFEYQTGISFTLFARNVRGELGRGGRYHLVDGETATGFTLFLDSVLRAVPARKKEKKIYIPFGTDRAKARQYRVDGWITVCGLKQEQKNEVEATRLGCTHLFVKESGTEITL, encoded by the coding sequence ATGAATAATTATTCCAAAAAAGGGCTACTGCCAGCTGGATTGGCTGACATGTTACCGCCCGCCGCCGCCGCCGAAGCCGAGGTTAGTGAGGCCCTTATGGGTGTTTTCACTGCAAACGGCTATCAAAGGGTTAAGCCTCCTCTTATCGAGTTTGAAGAACATCTTCTGGAAGGTGCAGGCGAAGCACTGTCTTCCAAGATGTTTCGGGTGATGGATCCGGTTTCCCATCGAATGATGGGTATTCGAACCGATATCACCTTGCAGGTTGCGCGTGTCGCAACAACCCGTATGAAACAGGAAGCCAGACCATTAAGACTGTCTTATGCAGGACAGGTTCTTCGGGTTTATGGCAGCCAGCTTCGACCCGAACGCCAGTTTGCACAGGCCGGTGTCGAGTTGATCGGTGCCCCGGAAATATCAGCAGATGCAGAACTCATTCTTCTTGCTGCTGAAGCACTGGATCAGCTGCATATTGACGAATGTTCCATTGATCTAACCTTACCGACATTGCTTCCGACCATCTGCCAGGAATTGGGGATCGATGCCGAGCAAACCAAGGAGGCGCGTGAGGCGCTCGATCAAAAGGACGCGGCCGTCCTTGATAATTTTGGCGACGTGCTTTCACCGATCCTGAATAGTCTGCTGCATGCAGCAGGCCCTGCCGATCTTGCCCTTAAAAAATTGACAACCCTTGACCTGCCAGAACAGTCGTCCCGGCAGATTAAAGATCTTCAGATCTTGGTTGAAACCTTGAAGGAAGCGTCTCCGGATCTCGAATTGACGATTGATCCGGGCGAGTATCGGGGCTTTGAATATCAAACCGGAATAAGTTTTACCCTGTTTGCCCGAAATGTGCGTGGTGAATTGGGGCGCGGGGGCCGATATCATCTGGTAGACGGCGAAACGGCAACAGGATTTACTCTTTTTCTGGATAGCGTTCTGCGGGCGGTTCCAGCGAGAAAGAAAGAGAAGAAGATTTATATTCCGTTTGGAACGGACCGGGCGAAAGCCAGGCAGTATCGCGTTGATGGCTGGATCACGGTTTGCGGTTTGAAACAGGAACAGAAGAACGAAGTCGAGGCAACGCGCCTCGGATGCACTCATCTTTTTGTTAAAGAGAGTGGTACAGAAATCACCCTATAA
- the serA gene encoding phosphoglycerate dehydrogenase, with protein sequence MVKVLISDKMSPKAAEIFRERGVEVDEITGMSPEELKACIDQYDGLAIRSSTKATKEIIEAATNLKVVGRAGIGVDNVDIPAATAAGVCVMNTPFGNAITTAEHAIAMMFAVSRHIPAANQSTQAGKWEKSKFMGVELYGKTLGIIGCGNIGSIVADRAIGLKMKVVAFDPFLSPERAVELGVEKVELDELFAKADYISLHTPITDGTRNIINAENIAKMKDGVRIINCARGGLIVEDDLKAALVSGKVAGAAVDVYAVEPATENVLFGVENVVCTPHLGASTNEAQVNVAIQVAEQMADYLLVGSVTNALNMPSVTAEEAPKLKPYMDLAKQLGGFAGQVTESGLKKVHVEYEGQAAGLNIKPLTSIILQGLLGPLLDSVNMVNAPVVAKERGIDVMESINDKADDYQTLIRVTVTTEQRSRDIAGTLYGDKSPRIVSIKGISMEAELGPHMLYVTNKDKPGFIGSLGTLLGSAGVNIATFHLGRNVEVGEAIALIEIDSELSAQTLAEVQSLSHVEQVKSLKF encoded by the coding sequence ATGGTTAAAGTCCTTATCTCCGACAAGATGAGTCCAAAAGCTGCGGAAATTTTCCGCGAACGCGGTGTAGAAGTTGACGAAATCACCGGTATGAGCCCGGAAGAATTAAAAGCCTGTATCGATCAGTATGACGGGCTGGCAATTCGTTCTTCGACAAAAGCAACGAAAGAGATCATTGAAGCGGCAACCAACCTTAAGGTTGTTGGACGCGCTGGTATCGGTGTCGATAACGTTGATATTCCCGCGGCAACGGCGGCTGGTGTGTGCGTCATGAACACGCCGTTCGGAAACGCAATTACAACGGCCGAGCATGCCATTGCCATGATGTTTGCCGTATCTCGTCATATCCCTGCCGCCAATCAGTCAACGCAGGCCGGGAAATGGGAGAAATCCAAATTCATGGGTGTTGAGCTCTATGGTAAAACACTTGGTATTATCGGGTGCGGTAACATCGGTTCGATTGTTGCTGATCGTGCCATTGGCCTTAAGATGAAAGTTGTGGCTTTCGATCCGTTTCTGTCCCCAGAACGGGCTGTGGAATTAGGCGTTGAAAAAGTAGAGCTGGATGAACTGTTCGCGAAAGCGGATTACATTTCTCTGCACACGCCAATTACCGATGGCACGCGCAATATCATCAATGCCGAAAATATTGCCAAAATGAAAGATGGTGTACGGATCATCAACTGTGCCCGTGGCGGTTTGATCGTCGAAGATGACTTAAAAGCTGCCCTTGTAAGCGGTAAAGTTGCCGGTGCGGCTGTGGACGTGTATGCGGTAGAGCCCGCGACTGAAAATGTGCTGTTTGGTGTCGAAAATGTTGTTTGTACACCACATTTGGGAGCCTCAACGAATGAGGCACAAGTCAATGTAGCCATTCAGGTTGCAGAACAGATGGCAGATTATCTTCTGGTGGGGTCTGTGACGAATGCGTTGAATATGCCTTCTGTAACGGCGGAAGAAGCACCGAAGCTGAAGCCTTATATGGATCTTGCAAAACAGCTTGGTGGTTTTGCTGGTCAGGTAACGGAAAGCGGCCTGAAAAAAGTTCATGTGGAATATGAAGGTCAGGCGGCAGGTTTGAACATCAAGCCGCTGACATCCATCATTCTGCAAGGGTTATTGGGTCCATTGCTTGATAGTGTTAATATGGTCAACGCACCCGTTGTTGCAAAAGAACGCGGCATCGACGTCATGGAAAGCATTAATGACAAGGCGGATGATTATCAGACACTGATCCGGGTCACAGTTACAACGGAACAACGCAGCCGCGACATTGCGGGTACTCTGTATGGTGATAAAAGTCCGCGCATTGTCAGTATCAAAGGGATCAGCATGGAAGCAGAACTCGGTCCGCACATGCTGTATGTTACCAATAAGGATAAACCTGGTTTTATTGGTTCTCTTGGAACATTGCTTGGTTCCGCTGGTGTTAATATCGCGACCTTCCATCTTGGCCGTAATGTTGAGGTGGGTGAAGCCATCGCCCTGATCGAAATAGATTCGGAATTGTCCGCTCAAACGCTCGCAGAGGTGCAATCTTTGTCCCATGTTGAGCAGGTAAAATCGCTCAAGTTCTAA
- a CDS encoding phosphoserine transaminase, whose translation MTEELRPERRPNSPLFSSGPCAKRPGWSPQVLENAFLGRSHRAAEGKARLKAVIDEHRTLLGIPDDYKIGIVPGSDTGAVEMALWSLLGARPSTILAWESFGSGWATDVVKQLKLADAEVVTAGYGELPDLNATDWNRDVVFTWNGTTSGVRVPNGDWIADDREGLSICDATSAVFAMEMPWEKLDVVTWSWQKVLGSEAAHGMLVLSPRAIERLESYTPAWPLPKVFRMTKGGKLIDGIFKGETINTPSMLAVEDVLDALKWAKSIGGQEGMIARTTANAKVISDFVEQSDWLDYLATNPEIRSPSSVCLKITDDWFAGLSEDDQAKAAKQLVSILAGEGAALDIGAYRDAPAGLRIWAGATVEADDLAALMPWLDWGYAELKKNFQK comes from the coding sequence ATGACAGAAGAATTGCGTCCGGAGAGACGCCCTAACTCTCCTCTATTTTCATCCGGCCCTTGCGCAAAACGCCCCGGATGGTCCCCCCAAGTTCTTGAAAATGCATTTCTCGGCCGGTCTCATCGGGCCGCTGAAGGAAAAGCGCGCCTGAAAGCTGTGATTGATGAGCATCGCACGCTGTTGGGCATTCCAGATGATTACAAAATCGGGATTGTTCCGGGTTCAGATACCGGCGCTGTTGAAATGGCGTTATGGTCGCTGTTGGGTGCACGCCCTTCAACAATTCTTGCGTGGGAAAGTTTTGGTTCCGGTTGGGCAACAGATGTTGTCAAACAGTTGAAACTGGCCGATGCGGAAGTAGTGACAGCCGGATATGGTGAGCTTCCGGATTTGAACGCGACTGACTGGAATAGGGATGTCGTCTTCACTTGGAACGGAACAACATCTGGTGTTCGCGTGCCAAATGGCGACTGGATTGCAGACGACCGGGAAGGTCTATCAATCTGTGACGCGACATCGGCTGTCTTTGCCATGGAAATGCCATGGGAAAAACTCGATGTGGTGACCTGGTCCTGGCAGAAGGTGTTAGGCAGTGAGGCTGCCCACGGGATGCTGGTTTTAAGCCCTCGTGCAATTGAACGCTTGGAAAGCTATACCCCCGCCTGGCCATTACCAAAAGTTTTCCGCATGACGAAAGGCGGCAAACTGATTGACGGTATCTTCAAAGGTGAAACAATCAATACGCCGTCCATGTTGGCGGTTGAAGATGTTTTGGATGCTTTGAAATGGGCGAAAAGCATTGGCGGTCAAGAGGGTATGATTGCCCGGACAACTGCAAACGCCAAAGTTATCTCCGATTTTGTTGAACAGTCAGACTGGCTTGATTATCTGGCAACCAACCCAGAGATCAGAAGCCCGAGTTCTGTTTGTTTGAAAATTACAGATGACTGGTTCGCTGGTTTGTCTGAAGACGATCAGGCGAAAGCTGCGAAACAGTTGGTTTCCATTCTTGCAGGAGAGGGAGCAGCTTTGGACATTGGTGCTTACCGGGATGCGCCTGCAGGTCTTCGGATCTGGGCAGGTGCAACGGTTGAAGCCGATGACTTGGCGGCCCTGATGCCTTGGCTGGACTGGGGCTATGCCGAACTGAAGAAAAATTTCCAGAAATAA
- a CDS encoding DUF1203 domain-containing protein, translated as MSSIKYTPLPPEIVEKLRTNGRDAHGNPPEHFISDGDGLPCRHCLNFIAQGEPYLVLSYKPFSTSQPYAEQGPIFLHANKCDSFDASQSRPPILSENGAILIRGYTDEERIIYGTGQIIAKHDLEKSAAALFDRAEVAFIHVRSATNNCFQFRVDRTPS; from the coding sequence ATGAGCTCAATAAAATACACCCCCTTGCCACCTGAAATTGTAGAAAAACTGCGAACGAATGGCCGTGATGCTCATGGCAACCCACCCGAGCATTTCATCTCTGACGGAGACGGGCTCCCCTGTCGTCATTGCCTGAATTTTATCGCTCAGGGAGAGCCGTATCTTGTCCTCTCCTACAAACCTTTTTCAACGAGCCAACCCTATGCCGAGCAAGGTCCTATTTTCCTGCATGCCAACAAATGTGATTCTTTTGACGCCTCACAATCCCGGCCTCCAATCCTTTCAGAAAACGGTGCCATTCTGATCCGGGGCTACACTGATGAGGAGAGAATCATATATGGAACGGGCCAGATAATTGCTAAACACGATCTGGAAAAATCAGCGGCGGCCCTGTTCGATCGCGCGGAAGTCGCGTTTATTCACGTTCGCTCAGCGACCAATAATTGTTTTCAATTTCGTGTTGATCGCACACCTAGCTAG
- a CDS encoding aminotransferase class V-fold PLP-dependent enzyme produces the protein MSPLLKSVAKAGVEGVMKKATPWTLTPTDFFTESNAARNLFAQLINAKATDIAIIPSASYGISVAAKNLKIEGDQHILVLNDQFPSNIYSWQELCKETSAHIKTIAQPLDHDWTSAVLGAITPKTAIAALPNCLWTDGGLLDLEKIGEKLRSVGAKLVLDVTQSLGAMPLDIQKVQPDFLIAASYKWLLGPYSVGFLYAAPHQQNGLPIEHNWLNRKGSEDFSKLVDYQDDFQLGAVRFDMGQRANFALMPMAVEALRQILEWGVAEIYETLTHRTGEIAEYGTKLGLASVPLKYRAGHFLGLEFKGGVPETLLKQLAADNIFVSARGNSLRVTPHLYNTDHDADRLLNALKKHLGKIS, from the coding sequence ATGTCCCCGCTTTTGAAATCTGTGGCCAAGGCTGGTGTTGAAGGAGTGATGAAAAAGGCCACCCCATGGACATTGACACCTACAGATTTTTTCACTGAATCCAATGCAGCCCGCAACCTGTTCGCTCAGTTGATAAATGCTAAGGCTACTGACATCGCCATCATTCCATCCGCGTCTTACGGTATTTCAGTAGCAGCGAAAAATCTGAAGATAGAGGGCGACCAGCATATCCTTGTGCTCAATGATCAGTTTCCATCCAATATTTATAGTTGGCAGGAACTCTGTAAAGAAACCAGCGCGCACATCAAGACGATTGCACAACCCTTGGATCATGATTGGACATCGGCTGTTCTGGGCGCCATTACGCCGAAAACGGCAATTGCCGCCCTTCCCAATTGTCTTTGGACAGATGGTGGTTTACTGGATCTTGAAAAAATTGGCGAAAAACTCCGCTCGGTTGGAGCAAAGCTTGTCCTTGATGTCACACAGTCCTTGGGGGCCATGCCATTGGACATCCAAAAGGTTCAACCGGATTTTCTAATCGCAGCGTCCTATAAGTGGCTTTTGGGTCCCTATTCCGTCGGGTTTCTGTATGCAGCTCCGCACCAGCAGAACGGATTACCGATTGAGCATAACTGGCTGAACCGAAAAGGATCTGAAGACTTTTCAAAACTGGTTGATTACCAAGATGACTTTCAGCTGGGCGCCGTTCGTTTTGACATGGGCCAGCGTGCAAATTTCGCGTTAATGCCAATGGCCGTTGAAGCCTTGCGACAAATCCTTGAATGGGGGGTCGCTGAAATATACGAAACATTGACTCACCGAACCGGTGAAATTGCTGAATATGGTACAAAACTTGGCCTGGCCTCAGTTCCTCTAAAATACCGGGCTGGCCACTTTTTAGGTCTTGAGTTTAAGGGCGGTGTCCCGGAAACCCTGTTAAAGCAACTGGCAGCGGATAATATTTTCGTGTCAGCACGTGGAAACTCTTTAAGGGTTACACCGCATCTTTATAATACTGATCACGATGCAGACAGGCTACTGAACGCTTTGAAAAAACATCTGGGAAAGATATCCTGA
- a CDS encoding aminotransferase class V-fold PLP-dependent enzyme, translating to MTLDLNKIRQDTPGTQNHIHLNNAGSALMPLPVYRAVVDHLDLEMEIGGYEAHARAQFAYERVYDALSELINAERSEIALVENATVGWLMGFHGLQFKAGDRILTAEAEYASNVISYLQVKQKFGVEIDVVPSDETGQIDVLELENRITDKTRLISISHIPTNGGLINPAEAVGKIAKKYNIPYLLDACQSVGQIPVDVEKIGCDMLSATGRKYLRGPRGTGFLYVRSGFLECLEPPFLDLHSATWTSHDSYEMRSDARRFENWESNFAAQIGLGVAVDYLLDIGVDAASDRLCALAATAREQLSSLNGVTVQDIGQKKGGMVTFSHNRLSAEEIKAALARDNINVSTSSVSSTRFDMERRKLPTLVRASFHYYNSEDELATFIQKVAAL from the coding sequence ATGACGCTTGATCTTAACAAAATCCGCCAAGATACCCCCGGCACACAAAACCATATTCATCTTAACAATGCGGGTTCAGCCTTGATGCCCCTGCCGGTATACCGTGCTGTTGTTGACCATCTTGACCTGGAGATGGAAATCGGGGGTTACGAGGCCCACGCACGAGCCCAATTTGCCTATGAACGGGTATATGATGCTCTCTCAGAGCTGATCAATGCAGAGCGGTCAGAAATTGCGTTGGTTGAAAACGCTACAGTCGGATGGCTTATGGGGTTTCATGGACTGCAATTTAAAGCTGGTGACCGGATTCTGACGGCCGAGGCTGAATATGCCAGCAATGTGATTTCCTATCTCCAGGTCAAACAGAAGTTTGGTGTTGAAATTGACGTTGTCCCCAGTGATGAAACCGGGCAAATCGATGTTCTTGAACTGGAAAACAGAATCACGGATAAAACCAGACTGATTTCAATCAGCCATATTCCAACAAATGGAGGATTGATCAATCCTGCAGAAGCCGTGGGCAAAATTGCTAAGAAATATAACATCCCATATCTTTTGGATGCCTGCCAGTCTGTTGGACAAATCCCTGTCGACGTTGAAAAAATCGGCTGTGACATGCTATCTGCAACAGGCCGAAAATATTTGCGAGGTCCCCGCGGTACAGGCTTTTTGTATGTTCGAAGTGGCTTCCTCGAATGTCTGGAACCTCCGTTTCTAGATTTACATAGCGCAACATGGACGTCTCACGACAGTTACGAAATGCGGAGTGATGCCCGGCGATTTGAAAACTGGGAAAGTAATTTTGCGGCGCAAATCGGATTAGGGGTTGCTGTTGACTACCTTCTGGATATCGGGGTAGACGCAGCTTCTGACAGGCTTTGTGCCCTGGCGGCAACAGCGCGGGAGCAACTGTCGTCTCTCAACGGCGTAACCGTTCAGGATATTGGCCAAAAGAAAGGCGGTATGGTCACTTTTTCCCACAATCGGCTTTCAGCGGAAGAAATCAAGGCCGCCTTGGCGCGCGATAACATCAATGTATCAACCTCTTCGGTTTCGTCGACCCGTTTCGATATGGAACGTCGCAAGTTACCAACCTTGGTACGCGCATCTTTCCACTATTATAACTCTGAAGACGAGCTTGCGACTTTCATTCAGAAAGTTGCAGCCTTATAA